A genomic window from Corallincola holothuriorum includes:
- the nifH gene encoding nitrogenase iron protein, whose amino-acid sequence MAIRQCAIYGKGGIGKSTTTQNLVAALAEAEKKIMIIGCDPKADSTRLILHAKAQNTIMEMAAEAGSVEDLELDDVLKVGYAGVRCVESGGPEPGVGCAGRGVITAINFLEEEGAYEEDLDFVFYDVLGDVVCGGFAMPIRENKAQEIYIVVSGEMMAMYAANNISKGICKYAATGSVRLAGLICNSRNTDREDELIMALAAKIGTQMIHFVPRDNIVQRAEIRRMTVIEYDPKCNQADEYRALARKIIDNELFVVPEPVTMDELEELLMEFGIMEEEDTSIIGKKAEEEAVA is encoded by the coding sequence ATGGCTATTCGTCAATGTGCCATTTACGGCAAAGGCGGTATCGGTAAATCAACCACCACACAAAACCTGGTTGCTGCGCTGGCCGAAGCTGAGAAGAAAATTATGATCATCGGCTGTGATCCTAAAGCCGATTCAACCCGCTTGATCCTGCACGCAAAAGCGCAGAACACCATTATGGAGATGGCTGCTGAAGCCGGTTCTGTTGAAGATCTTGAGTTGGATGATGTACTCAAAGTTGGCTATGCCGGCGTTCGTTGTGTTGAGTCCGGTGGTCCAGAGCCAGGTGTAGGTTGTGCTGGTCGTGGTGTTATTACAGCGATCAACTTCCTCGAAGAAGAGGGCGCTTATGAAGAAGACCTCGACTTCGTATTTTATGACGTACTGGGTGATGTGGTATGTGGTGGTTTCGCCATGCCTATCCGCGAGAACAAAGCACAGGAAATCTACATTGTTGTATCTGGTGAGATGATGGCGATGTATGCCGCTAACAACATCTCAAAAGGTATCTGTAAATACGCAGCGACCGGTAGTGTTCGCCTTGCAGGTCTGATCTGTAACTCTCGTAACACCGATCGTGAAGATGAGCTGATCATGGCATTAGCCGCCAAGATCGGTACACAAATGATCCATTTCGTACCACGTGACAACATTGTTCAGCGTGCTGAGATCCGTCGTATGACAGTGATCGAGTACGATCCTAAGTGTAATCAGGCAGATGAGTATCGTGCTCTTGCACGCAAGATCATCGACAACGAACTGTTTGTTGTACCAGAGCCGGTCACCATGGATGAGCTTGAAGAGCTGTTGATGGAATTCGGCATCATGGAAGAGGAAGACACTTCAATTATCGGTAAGAAAGCGGAAGAAGAAGCGGTGGCTTAA
- the nifK gene encoding nitrogenase molybdenum-iron protein subunit beta codes for MSQTVDDIKPGYPLFGQPEYQEMMARKRELFEESHDADKVKEVFEWTTGEEYKELNFNRKNLTINPAKACQPLGSVLCALGFENTLPYVHGSQGCVAYFRTYFNRHFKEPVACVSDSMTEDAAVFGGQKNMFDGLQNSLALYKPEMIAVSTTCMAEVIGDDLNAFIGNAKKEGYIPEELPTPFAHTPSFVGSHVNGWDGMFEGVLRHFSVNKMEDKTVGSNGKINLVPGFETYLGNYRVMHRMMQEMGVDYTLLCDPSEVLDTPADGEYRMYAGGTPLAEVADAPNAITTMFLQPDQLVKTKKYVEGIWKHEVPATNIPMGVDWTDDFLMKVSELSGKPIPESLATERGRLVDMITDSHTWLHGTSFSIYGDPDYLMGLTKFLMELGCEIKHILCNNGNKRWRKKMEALIADSPYTANTEIFIGKDLWHFRSLVFTNKPDFMIGNSHAKFIQRDTKAKGGEFEVPLIRLGFPIFDRHHLHRNTTLGYEGGMYMLTTLVNAVLEKLDADTSDMGRTDYGYDLVR; via the coding sequence ATGAGTCAGACAGTAGATGATATCAAACCTGGCTATCCATTATTTGGACAGCCAGAGTACCAGGAGATGATGGCTCGCAAACGCGAGTTGTTTGAAGAAAGCCACGACGCCGACAAGGTGAAAGAGGTCTTTGAGTGGACGACCGGTGAAGAGTACAAAGAGCTTAACTTCAACCGGAAAAACCTAACAATTAACCCGGCCAAAGCCTGCCAACCACTGGGATCCGTCCTGTGTGCGCTCGGCTTTGAAAACACACTGCCCTATGTTCATGGTTCGCAGGGGTGTGTTGCCTATTTTCGTACCTATTTTAATCGTCATTTCAAAGAGCCCGTGGCTTGTGTCTCGGATTCAATGACCGAAGATGCCGCAGTATTCGGTGGCCAGAAGAACATGTTTGATGGCCTGCAAAACTCTTTGGCGCTGTATAAGCCAGAGATGATTGCTGTATCCACCACTTGTATGGCGGAAGTGATCGGGGATGACCTCAACGCGTTTATCGGTAACGCCAAAAAAGAGGGTTACATTCCTGAAGAGCTACCGACGCCATTCGCACATACGCCAAGTTTTGTTGGTAGTCATGTCAATGGCTGGGACGGTATGTTCGAAGGTGTTTTGCGTCATTTCAGCGTTAACAAGATGGAAGACAAAACCGTCGGCAGTAACGGTAAGATTAACCTGGTACCGGGCTTTGAAACCTATCTTGGTAACTACCGTGTGATGCACCGCATGATGCAGGAGATGGGCGTCGATTACACATTGCTGTGTGATCCGTCTGAAGTACTTGATACACCGGCTGATGGCGAATATCGCATGTACGCAGGCGGTACTCCATTAGCGGAAGTGGCTGACGCGCCAAACGCGATCACTACCATGTTCCTGCAGCCTGATCAGTTGGTGAAAACCAAGAAATACGTCGAAGGTATCTGGAAGCACGAAGTACCTGCAACCAACATCCCAATGGGTGTTGATTGGACAGATGACTTCCTGATGAAGGTATCTGAACTGTCAGGCAAGCCTATTCCTGAGTCGCTGGCAACAGAGCGTGGCCGTTTGGTGGATATGATCACCGACTCCCATACATGGCTGCACGGCACCAGTTTCTCTATCTATGGTGATCCAGATTACCTGATGGGCTTAACCAAGTTCCTTATGGAATTAGGTTGTGAAATTAAGCATATCCTCTGCAACAACGGTAATAAGCGCTGGCGCAAGAAGATGGAAGCGTTGATCGCTGACTCTCCTTACACCGCTAATACAGAGATCTTTATTGGTAAGGACTTGTGGCATTTCCGTTCACTGGTGTTCACCAATAAGCCTGACTTCATGATTGGAAACTCTCACGCCAAGTTTATTCAGCGTGATACCAAGGCGAAAGGCGGTGAGTTTGAAGTGCCGCTGATCCGTCTCGGCTTCCCAATCTTCGACCGTCATCACCTGCATCGCAACACCACGCTAGGTTATGAAGGTGGCATGTACATGTTAACCACACTGGTTAACGCGGTACTTGAGAAGTTGGACGCTGATACTAGCGACATGGGTAGAACCGATTACGGTTACGACCTGGTACGTTAA
- the nifT gene encoding putative nitrogen fixation protein NifT, translated as MPNVMIRREESGELSCYIAKKDLEEMVTSIEFDSPEQLGGEIQLADGTGYYFEPISPSPKLPVTVRARRA; from the coding sequence ATGCCGAACGTAATGATCCGCCGGGAAGAAAGTGGCGAGCTTTCCTGTTACATCGCTAAGAAAGATCTCGAAGAGATGGTGACCTCGATTGAGTTTGATTCACCAGAACAACTGGGTGGCGAGATCCAACTGGCTGATGGTACTGGTTACTATTTCGAGCCCATCAGTCCGTCACCCAAGCTACCTGTGACTGTTCGTGCCCGTCGCGCGTAA
- the nifD gene encoding nitrogenase molybdenum-iron protein alpha chain: MSMKKEDTRALIDEVLEVYPEKAKKDRLKHLTANDAEASSNKCVTANRKSLPGVMTARGCAYAGSKGVVWGPIKDMIHISHGPVGCGQYSRAGRRNYYTGFTGVNSFGTMNFTSDFQERDIVFGGDKKLSTIVDEIETLFPLSKGISIQSECPVGLIGDDIEAVAKVKGKEIGKTIVPVRCEGFRGVSQSLGHHIANDTLRDHVLDKVEDKEFETTPYDVAIIGDYNIGGDAWSSRILLEEMGLRVVSQWSGDGTLPEIENTPKVKLNLVHCYRSMNYICRHMEEKYDIPWMEYNLFGPTKCEESLRKIAAFFDESIQAKAEEVIAKYKAQWEPIIAKYRPRLEGKKVMLYVGGLRPRHVIGAYEDLGMEIVGTGYEFGHNDDYTKTIPEVKDATLIYDDVTGYELEKFAEQLKPDLIGAGVKEKYIFQKMGIPFRQMHSWDYSGPYHGFDGFAIFARDMDMTLNNPCWSKLTAPWKAEAEEKLVVNG, from the coding sequence ATGTCTATGAAAAAAGAGGACACTCGAGCGCTTATCGATGAGGTGCTAGAGGTCTATCCAGAAAAGGCGAAAAAAGATCGTCTTAAGCATTTGACGGCGAATGATGCAGAAGCGTCATCAAATAAGTGTGTTACCGCCAACCGTAAGTCACTGCCCGGCGTGATGACAGCTCGTGGTTGTGCTTACGCAGGGTCAAAAGGGGTGGTATGGGGTCCAATCAAGGACATGATCCATATCTCTCATGGTCCAGTCGGTTGCGGTCAGTACTCCCGCGCGGGTCGTCGTAACTATTACACCGGTTTTACTGGCGTAAATAGCTTCGGCACCATGAACTTCACCTCTGATTTCCAAGAGCGTGACATCGTTTTTGGTGGTGATAAAAAGCTATCCACCATCGTTGATGAAATCGAAACTCTGTTCCCATTATCGAAAGGGATCTCAATCCAATCGGAATGTCCGGTGGGCTTGATCGGTGACGATATCGAAGCAGTTGCCAAAGTGAAGGGCAAAGAGATCGGCAAAACCATTGTCCCAGTGCGTTGTGAAGGGTTCCGTGGTGTGAGTCAGTCTTTGGGTCACCACATTGCCAACGACACGCTGCGCGATCATGTCCTCGACAAGGTCGAAGACAAAGAGTTTGAAACTACACCGTATGACGTTGCCATTATTGGTGACTACAACATCGGTGGTGATGCTTGGTCTTCGCGTATTTTACTTGAAGAGATGGGTTTACGAGTTGTTTCACAGTGGTCTGGTGACGGTACTTTGCCAGAGATTGAAAACACACCCAAAGTAAAACTCAACCTAGTGCATTGTTATCGTTCAATGAACTATATCTGCCGCCACATGGAAGAGAAGTACGACATTCCATGGATGGAGTACAACCTGTTTGGCCCGACCAAGTGTGAAGAGTCACTGCGTAAAATCGCTGCGTTCTTCGATGAGTCGATTCAAGCGAAAGCGGAAGAAGTGATCGCCAAGTACAAGGCACAGTGGGAACCGATTATCGCTAAATACCGTCCACGTTTGGAAGGTAAGAAAGTGATGCTGTATGTCGGTGGCTTACGTCCACGCCACGTGATCGGTGCTTATGAAGATTTGGGCATGGAAATTGTTGGTACTGGCTATGAATTTGGCCATAACGATGACTACACCAAGACGATTCCTGAAGTGAAAGACGCCACGCTGATCTATGACGATGTCACAGGTTACGAGCTGGAAAAATTCGCTGAGCAGCTTAAGCCTGATCTGATTGGTGCCGGTGTGAAAGAGAAATACATCTTCCAGAAGATGGGCATCCCTTTCCGTCAGATGCACAGCTGGGACTATTCAGGCCCTTATCACGGCTTCGATGGCTTCGCCATTTTCGCCCGCGATATGGATATGACCCTGAACAACCCATGTTGGAGCAAGCTGACTGCACCTTGGAAAGCTGAAGCTGAAGAAAAACTGGTCGTTAACGGCTAA
- a CDS encoding M23 family metallopeptidase, with the protein MRVLRKELSVKFPLLVSIFLLFSAQTLAIELNGEFIQGGMVTGKLPPGSQLSLDGNPVKISAEGIFVIGFGRDDTGEAELKWTLPGGEKQQTSYKIKQREYNIQYVEGVEQKYVSPPEEVLERIRDDNRQVAAARKTDSDRKDFLTPLIWPVDGPISGVYGSQRYFNGEPKRPHFGLDIAAPTGTIIVAPADGVITLWHPDMYYSGGTLLMDHGYGISSTFIHLSGSLVKAGDVVKQGQPIAKVGATGRVTGAHLDWRINWFKVRLDPQLLLPPKSSEQ; encoded by the coding sequence ATGAGGGTGTTGAGAAAGGAGCTATCTGTGAAATTTCCGCTTCTAGTTAGTATTTTTCTGCTGTTTTCTGCACAGACGTTGGCGATAGAGCTAAACGGTGAGTTTATTCAAGGTGGTATGGTCACGGGTAAGCTACCTCCCGGTAGTCAGTTATCGCTCGATGGCAATCCAGTAAAAATTTCTGCTGAGGGTATTTTTGTCATTGGCTTTGGTCGTGATGACACTGGTGAAGCGGAATTGAAATGGACGCTGCCTGGCGGAGAAAAGCAGCAAACGAGTTATAAGATAAAGCAACGGGAATACAATATTCAGTACGTTGAAGGGGTGGAGCAAAAATATGTGTCCCCGCCCGAGGAAGTGCTGGAGCGTATTCGTGATGATAATAGGCAGGTTGCTGCCGCCAGAAAGACCGATTCGGATCGCAAAGACTTTCTCACGCCTCTTATTTGGCCGGTTGATGGTCCTATCTCTGGAGTTTATGGGAGCCAACGCTATTTTAATGGTGAACCAAAGCGCCCGCACTTTGGCTTGGATATCGCTGCGCCAACCGGCACTATTATTGTTGCCCCAGCCGACGGGGTGATCACTCTCTGGCACCCTGATATGTATTACAGTGGTGGCACCTTGTTGATGGATCATGGCTACGGTATTTCATCGACATTTATTCATCTCAGTGGATCATTGGTTAAAGCGGGTGACGTGGTTAAACAGGGCCAACCTATCGCGAAGGTTGGAGCGACAGGCAGAGTCACAGGGGCGCATCTTGATTGGCGCATCAATTGGTTTAAGGTTCGTTTAGATCCGCAGCTATTACTGCCACCAAAATCTAGCGAGCAATAA